The genome window TAATCAGGGATGGGTCACTTCTTAACACTCAGTAATTTTCCTCATGTTTACCTTTTCCGGCATCAAGAAATATCGGCGAGGTTTGTAAATATTCTGAAATGGCTTCTATATCTCGGTGGTGCCATCTCGTTGAGTTCGGTTCATTGTGCGCACCAAATGGTGGTCGCTGAAAAGAGCGAGAAAACAGAGGTTGTGAATCATTTACGACTCTCACCCGGACttcaacatcatgaacattgaGAGTGAATTAGAGCTGTCTAATGAGACTACGATTAGACTGAACTGACAAGCGTTTTCAAATTGATAAACAACATGTACCTGTACATATTGTATTGCCACGTGCTGTCAATCATTTTTACCTTTTCTGTGTGTCTAACAACTGCTAGAAATTCCTGCTCATCTGTGACCTGTCCCTGGCGTCTTTTGCGTGGCTCGACTTGTCCGTGTGGCACCCAGCCTCGATTGACTAGAATAGTTAAACTGCAAAAAAAGAGTTCTCAATATTCTGCAAATGGCACGTGAATGAGTCCGATGATGCCCCCTCATTGACAAGACAGAAGTGTTTTTACTGCAACTGCATGTGTCAGTTCAACTAAGATTTCTTTAGGTTTCTTTTGGATTTTGTCGATCAGTTCTAATGTCAGTTGTTCAATACCAATCTGATCTGTTCTACCGGTATTCAAATGCCACAAGTATTGCTAACTTACTCCGAATCCACCACATGAAATGGTGTTACCACATGGTATCCTGAATTACCCCCAGTAGACATCAGCCCACCACCTCTCTCTTCCTCCGACTTCATCAGTGAGCGAGGTCCAATGTAAACCTCCTTACTGTGGTCGAATGTGCCTTTCACCCTAACTCGGCAGTACTCCAGGTCTTTGAGATCATCTAGGCTACAAGGAGTTAAAGATTTATAGAGTTTACAGTTGAATTGGTGGAAAAATACACGTACATGAATCAGAAACACGTGAGAAATTGTAAGAGAGCTTTTAAACTCTGTGGTCTAATTCCTCTTCTTCAGCACTTGCTTATTTCTCCTTCGAGGCAGGATGACCGTTTTtgcgtgccactatggttaggcaacGATTGGGTTTACTGAACTGGTAATACATCTAATCCACTCAGATCGTGACCACTGAAGACAAGGGAAGACATCACAGTGACGTTCTTATACTGACCTATTGACAGGGAATGACACAGGAGGTGTCCGGGTCCGCTGCTCCAACTCAGAAATCAGGTTCAACTTCCACTTCCGTCGCTTGACTTGCCATGCTCCAAGACAGAATGTAGTTAATGGTATTACCTGTTAAGGCACAACAGGAGAGAAAGAAATGTAGTATAATACGGTGTTAAGACTTGCCATATCACATGGTCCAATCATTCATATGCCACGAACTCGaagtaaagtacagtagaacctctctatcatgaCACactcggaactgacaagtgctgtccttaatagaagcgtcctgattagagaggtcaagttatATGGAAACAACCGATTTGCCACATCACATGGTCCTAACGTGTTCATGTTGTTACCTGTTTTCATGCCTAGACCTGACATTTATGGTCATAATGTGAGCAAGGTTCTGAGACAGAAGATTCAGTTGGTTGACATCACACAAAGTCTTACCAACAATATATATCCATTCTCGTTGAAGTTACTCTTCTTTGGGACATCTAGTCTTATAGACATCTGCCTCCTCCAATTTGTTTGAAAGTTCTTTGCTAGATTTCCATTGAGCAGAGGCATCTGGAACTAAGAAAACAATCAATGCACATTCATACTTTCAAAAAGTGCTATTGAaccattgtttttttcacacTGGCCATGTTATCGTTAGAACTTAGAAGTTACATTGAATTTGGAAGTTAACTTTATCACATCAGTTCTGTGTCTTGTTGATAGCTGTCACTGTCAGTCACCCTCCCTCAGTTCTCAGCAGATCTGTCACTCTCTCGAGTTTGAATATTTGAAGCATTAGGACGAAAACAAGACCACGTCACATAATGGACGTCGATGTGGTCCTTCTTTGTCAACGTCCGTCCATGATGTAATTTGGTTCGTCTCCGATTCGACATTGTTGGAACTACTTCTTTGACATAAACGCAACGGCAATGCCCGCCTGACAAGTCAAACATAACGTCAGTCGTCACTGATGTCATCGCCGTCGACATCAGTGACGAGGCCGTGGGGCGTTGCCGTTGTGTTGAT of Lineus longissimus chromosome 17, tnLinLong1.2, whole genome shotgun sequence contains these proteins:
- the LOC135501192 gene encoding surfeit locus protein 1-like isoform X2, producing MMSVSRILRTLSETARSRSRSQMPLLNGNLAKNFQTNWRRQMSIRLDVPKKSNFNENGYILLVIPLTTFCLGAWQVKRRKWKLNLISELEQRTRTPPVSFPVNSLDDLKDLEYCRVRVKGTFDHSKEVYIGPRSLMKSEEERGGGLMSTGGNSGYHVVTPFHVVDSDLTILVNRGWVPHGQVEPRKRRQGQVTDEQEFLAVVRHTEKRPPFGAHNEPNSTRWHHRDIEAISEYLQTSPIFLDAGKDSTVEGGPIGGQTRVTLRNEHLSYIFTWYSLCAATLYMWYSRYGKRLFRR
- the LOC135501192 gene encoding surfeit locus protein 1-like isoform X1, whose amino-acid sequence is MMSVSRILRTLSETARSRSRSQFQMPLLNGNLAKNFQTNWRRQMSIRLDVPKKSNFNENGYILLVIPLTTFCLGAWQVKRRKWKLNLISELEQRTRTPPVSFPVNSLDDLKDLEYCRVRVKGTFDHSKEVYIGPRSLMKSEEERGGGLMSTGGNSGYHVVTPFHVVDSDLTILVNRGWVPHGQVEPRKRRQGQVTDEQEFLAVVRHTEKRPPFGAHNEPNSTRWHHRDIEAISEYLQTSPIFLDAGKDSTVEGGPIGGQTRVTLRNEHLSYIFTWYSLCAATLYMWYSRYGKRLFRR